A window of Elephas maximus indicus isolate mEleMax1 chromosome X, mEleMax1 primary haplotype, whole genome shotgun sequence genomic DNA:
CCAGAAGGGAGACCTACGTACTTCAGATGGGATTCCTGATTTCAAGCAAGTATCAAGATAAATCTAGTTCTTAATTCAGCACCTAAAAAAGTTGGTCATACAAGACAAAATATTTATCCACGATCCTTGAGATTGTTCAGGTGTCCTAACAGTTTGAGAAATCTGTTACACTGAGTACCAAGAAAGCTACTTCAGTCAATTGAAATGCAATCACCATGTAAGATTCCATTCCTGTGGCTACTGCTAGCCAGGGGAGCTTAACTgcaatgtcactaaattaaaaaaatgggaaataacattttttcagaagcttatttttattgagtgAATCAAGGTTTTTATAGGGAACCAGGAGAAAGAGGCAATGGAGTTTTCATGATAAGGTGTATATACCAAAATATGTTTGGCTAACAATACCTTTCCCACAGAAATATCTACTCTGCAAGGTACAGGAGCCCCAGTAGCGCAGTGGTTcgaatcttggaaaccctatgggtcagttctactctgtcctatagggttgctatgagtcgaatctaCTCAactgtaatgggtttggttttggggtttgtaAGGTCATCAACAACCTTAAGTTGCTTGCTAGTGGATTCTGCCTCATGATGGCCttatgtgggtcagagtagaattgtattcctccacagggtttttcaatggctgaattttaggaagtaaatcaccaggcctttcttctgaggtacctctgggtggaccaaaactgccaacctttcagttagcagccatgcaccttaactgtttgcaccacccagggacactctATAAGGTAATGCTTTGTTAAACTACACTTGAACTGTAAGGGAAATGGCCTTCCAAGTCAGCAGTGAAGAAATTACCAATTGTGAAAATTTGTTGAAAATCAAAAGATGTGCATAGGAAAAGCCTAAGAAATTTCTGAAAAAGGCATATTAGATCACATTTCTCAAGAAATAATTATTGTTAAGTGCAGAAAGCACAAACTAgagattttctttagttttttttttaaattattcaaaaCTGAGCTTTTAAACCAATTCCCACCATAGAAGGGCTGGCTAAAAAGGGCTAATGCTGTAAATGAGAAACCACCtttgggaaaaaaagataaaagatgtCCACACAATCAAACTGATGGGATTTTAAAGGCCTCCactacaaaacaaaccactagACTGGTATCAAAAATGCACATGCACAATCACACACAGACATGTGAAGGAAAAACCACACACGCACAACCACTCCCCACAAAGGAGGGGTGAGCAATTaaggtgccttaaaaaaaaatctcatgtgGCTTTGGCTTACCAAGAAAGGATTTTCAAAGCATCTGAAAAACGTGCCAACTGTCTGAAAACCCTGCCTGGCAAATGAGACAGTTTGCAAGCATGATTCAGAAGTTTGCCAAGGACACAAAAGAAGCTTCCCTCCTCCCTGTGAGATCTCACATGGCATAAGAGGTGCTCCaggcattatttatttaaaaacaaaacaaacaaacaaaaaacactcgtTGCCACCAagaggattccgactcatagcaactctataggacaaagtagaactgccccatagtgtttccaaggagcggctggtggattcaaacttagggccttttggttagcagccaagatctccatttattttaaaaaggtagGTGGAAAATCAGAAGTCTGTGCAGGAGCAGTACATACTAGGCATCGCTATCCGGCAGGAAAGGAGCCAAGGAGCTTCCACTGGTTGGAGAACCGCCCAGCTTGAGTTTTTCCAGATACTCGGCATGTACCGGTTTGTGGCACTGGAGAACCTTGATGGCATCTTCGATTTTGAACCACTCTCGCTTCCTCCCAATGCTGATCGAATCTTCCCAATCCTCCAGGATCTCAGTGACCGTCAGTACATACACATACGTTCTGTGTTTGCGATCTTGGTTCTGTTCGAATACGCCCAGGAGCCGGCCTAACTTCCCCTTGACTCCCGCCTCTTCGTACACCTCTCGCACTGCCGCACCGCCGGGCTCCTCCTCGGGCTCCATGCCCCCGCCCGGCACGATCCAGCGGTCTGGATACCGACTGCTACTCACTAACAGCACTTCGTCCTCCTGCTCGCTCCGGAAGCACAGGCATGCCGCCCGCTTTTTGAACCCCTCCGGGTCGTAGGTCCGCGTCTGGTTCGGCTTACACTTCATCCTGCAGCGGCTGCTCGGGTCGCCGACGCGGGGCCCAGCAGCCACCGCCGCAGCCAACCTGCCGAAGTGCTGGGAAGAGAAAGGGCCGAGGCGAGGGGAGGGGGGACAGAGGCGTCCAGCTGGCGAACTCAGGGGAGCTGAGGGAAAGATGaggcgggggtgggggcggggaccCGAGGGAGAGGGCGAGGTACGTCAGTCAATGGGTCTGGTCTTCGGGGCGGCCAGCCAGCGCAGCTCACAATATCCCAGATGACTGAGTGGAGGGGCGGCACCGGCATCCCAGCCGCTGCCACCCGGAAGTTCACAACTCTCCACAGGTCTCCCTCGCTCTTTCCCGTCCTCCGTCGCCCCAGGCTGGGGTTGAGTGAGGTGAGGCACAAACCCGTGCGCTTCCGCGTTCCTATTCCCGTGCGCGTTCCAGCCCGGGGGTCTCCGGGCTCTCGCACCTCGCGAAGCCTCAGGCCCACTGCGCAGGCGCTGGGCGCCTGGAGGTAGGAATCTTACGCCGAGTTAGATTGACTGCATTCCGACTTTCGCCAAGATTCTTTCCACGTCTGCCTTTCAGCTAAACGTGGCAGTGGAGCGGCCGGACCCTTCTCACCCTCCTCGCCAGTTTGGAAAAAACACAGGCAACATCATTTTGCACAAAATAGCGTCAAGGCCATCATCTTTACCACCTGTAATGGATAACACTAACTCATTTGTAGGAAGACCCTTATTTTGTCAGAATGGTCGAAGTATTTTGGGGCAAAATATTACCGAATCGTTGCTGAGTCACATTATGCAGTTTTATTTCTCAGTGGGTTCTTAACCGTGCCGGAGATCTTGCCAAAGACAATAACTTAACATTTTTCTTCAACCCCCACTTAGCTCTTACCTCACTTCTGTTTCTAGGTAAACTCTCCTACTTGTTTCAGCTCCTGGCACTTTGATTGATACACACCTAACCAGAGACTGACTACCCAATAAGCGGAgatatggtgaaacccatgtgaaattgtgcactacagattagtaagtaaacacaattaagcccatgcataccttgcttaggGTAAACCAGTGCTTACCCTCCTCACTGGTTAGTCTACCCCTGCACCTAACAACTGGAGAACCACTGGAAGTAGCGTTTTATTAAATCCCAAGAATCCCCACACTATCTTTTTCTGCCTTTCACTTTGAGAGCACTGATTGGAGTTTTGGAAAACATGCCTATGGAAATCCCTTCATATttaacatttgattttttttaatctcagggcATGGAATTTGGCAAGGGCACTTGGTACTCTCTCCATTGGGTCATCATGTCCTCTTGACCAAGAAGTGGCACCCCCACAGCCAAAGATTTAACAACCTAAaaccttctctttcatttttatttcttcttttttccctgctggcactagaaaaaaaaaaaaaaaaaagagtagccttATAAAAGACCTCTGATGCCCTTAACTTTTGTCGTGTTGCAAGTTAGGcatctttgtctctctcttcctGACATACTGTTGGCATAAGCCAAGAAGGATCACGAAAAATTCCTTTTTCAATGAAATAATCCCTTCATCAAGGGGAAATTGAGCCTGAAATGGAAATAGAAattagtaattaaaaataaattaaatttaaactGTACAATTTAGCTCAGTTTCCCAGAATCTGGTCAACTCCATTTACACCCGAAATCACTGGTAAAAGTGATTATATTTAAAATGGCAACAGACACCTGGCAATATGTAGGCATAATATGACACAAACGTATGGGTCATATACgaagaaaaggataaaatggAGAGATAAAAAGAATGACTTCAGTAAATACAGATAATACTGCAACTGGATTATATGACCATATTGTAAAGATATGGATGCTCAAAGaacacttggaaaaaaaaatcaacacctgactaaaaaacaaacaaaaaaacttaggcAAACAGATTTTGgcagactattttttttatattcctcaGTGTGTTTATATTCACAAATACACAAAATGATGTTAAATGACTAGAGAAAATACATTATAATCAGTATTATATTGAGGCTTCCCCCACTCTGCTACAATTTTCTCCCTCGCAGCCTGCCAAGTTGCAGTTTCTGATTGCGCCTCAGCCGTGACCAAGGTTTGAATTTGGAGCTGGAATCCCAGGCATGCACAAACCAGCATCTTGGCGCATGGGCAGGACCTGGGGAGCCATGGCCCGAACTTGAACCTGGACCTGAACTCCAGGGAAGAGGAAGGTGTTCTCTGGCCCACAGATGCATCCGAGCGCATTTGAAAAGCAAAGGGTCCCTTCCTTTGCAACATGACAcagcacctggatctccaaatatggGCATAGGCAGGATCAGGGCGTTGGATATTGGGCGCCGATCCCTGCCTCTTGGGGACTGGAGGGCATAAAAGCTCCAGGCTCCCCTGGGGCGGGGAGTGTGTGGTCTTTTGGCTGCTAGGCCCCACGTTGCtccttgtttgtgcaaacaataaatttctactttctttttcccttgcaactggtggtatgGTGTCCTTCTTGTTTTGatcggctaataggacaggacaagatcCTGCATTTGGTTACAGTATTATTTGACATTGTCTTAGAAGTCCTTTCCAATATAATGAGATTGTAAAGAGAAAAAGCCTGCCATTTtgataaagaagacaaaattgtCATTATCTCCAGATAATAAGAGTATATTCTTGGAAAACACCTAAGAAACAatgtaaaaaatgttattttttcatGGTAGAATggaatattaatatttaaaatatcaatGCCTTTCATGCACACTAATAATTCACACCCATTGGTCATGTAGAAAATATAAGGGGAGGGGAAAAATGATGACATTCACAATATCAACCACCACAAAACAAGTAAAATaccaaagaatcaaaaaaaatgaTTAAGACTTAGTAGGAAATGAACAAACTTTTCCTCAGAGCTttgaaagaagatctaaataaataaagaggcaCTGTAGCAAAGCTAGGAGATTGGGCTGGTGTCTAGGGTGGGGAGAAAGCTATCAAAACGGCCCTAACAAGCACATCACAGGTCTACTTCACAGTTACCGGGTACTATCTATCCTCTTGTCTCACCAGAGGTGCCATTTTATAGTCTATCCCATTAGTTCCACATCAGATTATGCCTATGCAATATATCTCTGCTGGGCTCATACTTACTGGACGGGAGAGGAATAGAAGCATTATAATATGGAACAAAGTATAGGCTGGCCTCCTACTGACAAAGTCATAGCATGTTGCTGGATAAGGAGATCCACAACTTAAACAGGGTTAATACAATAGCaattaaattttcaaatttttttttcagaatttcacAACATAATTTTGGGCATTTGGTGGACACAAGGAAGAATAAGACAGGGTGTCTGCCCTGGAGGAGTTCACAATCTGCTGGGGCATGCACATGAACAGATAATTCTGCTAATCTTCATTGACgatctgctttttgtttttttttttgcaatttttatttatttacctgaAAAGTGAGTATCCAAATTCTCCTTCAACAGATTAAGAAACAGGTTGTGATGGCTTTCAGTAACTAAgccagtaagtggtggagctgagatTCACCCCTTAGTCTCTCTGACTCTAAAGACAATCCTCTTCCACTCACCATGACACATTTCACATACGTCAGAAGTTAATCAGATGTAGTTGTCATTCCTGTTGATGGCCTTCTTCCTCTCAAAGTCACTTCTACCTGAAAAACGCAGGCACCCCAGAGAACATAGCTTCCACGTAAAGTCCTAGGACACCCAGGATCAAAGCTGAGAAGATCTGCTCTGAAACCAGCAAGTTCTGAGATACATATTTCTGTATTTTGTCTAAGTTAGCAAGGAGCAGGTAGATTAGAAAGTGACAGTCACAATTAGAAGCATTTATGTGGAAAGTTGGGTGCCTTAGTGAGAAAGGTGTGGAAGCTGGAGCCACTCTTCTGTGGCTCACTTTTAAGTAGGGTACAATCCTAAGAGAGAGAAGCTCTCCAGAAATAGGTGTAACCTCGGATAGAGTTAAAGACCTTCTCAGAACCCTACAATACTCACAGCTGGGCACAGCTTTCAGGGGAGGAACTGTGACATACCTGAGACTTTCAGGGTATTTTGAAGGAAATCGGAGACAAGGGATGTGATTTTCATAGCAGTCAATGAGGAAACAATAAATGATGTTTTGTAAAACAACTgagctagaattttttttcttagtacttATGCAACCTTTACAAGTTAATAACTTTGATCCTAATatttcttttctataaaatgggaatcataAATGTGCCTACTTCATTAACCTCACCTCTCCTGAAAAGGCTTTCCTGACCACTTGTGCTCACTCACGCATAACACTAGGATTAAATTGCCCTCCTTTGTTTTTCCTCATGGAcaacccatgtatgcagagtagaactgctccatagagtttccaaggcagtgatctttctgaagcagacctccaggcctgttttccaaggtgactctgggtgggtttgaactgccaactttcagctagtagtcaagcacttaactgtgccacccagggaccctcgactcgacagcaactaacaacaaggaatACTTTTTCCAGGCTACCTTGAGTTtaattctgtcataattctaATTATAGGAGCTCTGTAATGATCTATGTTTATCTGTGAGAAATTTGACGGCTGGGACACAGCCTGAAGCATATCTGTTCTCCATGAGTCAGCCTGATGCCTGGGACATGGTGTCCAGCCAGGATTCAAAatacatttattgaatgaaagaTCATGATACAAGATACATGCATCATAAAGGGAAATTATTATTGTAACCGTTAATCATTTTTTAGcaacaataaatgaaaaatacatgAACATAGCGGAGGTCCATACATGACTTTTCTCTCCAGAGAGGGGGCTGGGTTTTGTCTTTCAAATCAACCTCCATATGTTACCAATTTCTTTGCTACATTATGTACCTTGGACACTTCTTCTTTCAACTGCAGATACAGCTTCACACTGGTCTATACCAGATAATTCACCAAAAGCTTCTCAGATAAAAAGCAATTGAAACACAAAATACCCTGCCAATATTTCTGCTTGTTTAATTGATGGATCATTAGATGAATTCAGGACTGCTAATTATGTGATTTTGTGAGTAATGGCATAGATGTGCAGAGTCAAGGATGTGGGCATGATGAGCAATGGAATTGTCAAGTCCAGGTGAGCTCTTCCAGCCTCAAAAGGAGGCAGCACTCGTTGATTTCTCCTACTTCTTTGGCCAGTACCTGTACTTCACTGACTGTCGTGTCGCTCCTTTTCACTGACACTGTACTCTGTACATCTAATTCAATATCTATAACTCTTATGCTTATTATgttcatgtgtcagagtaaaatgcTAAATCCTTTACAAAGATCTAGAAGGCTCTGCAAGATATGACCCCTGGTTCCTCTTTGACTTTACCCCTACCACTCTCCACTTCAATCAGTCATCTACAGCTGTGCTGGACTCTTTGCAGTTTCTGGATTATGTCAGGCAGGATCCTTCCTCAGATCCTTGGCTCTAGATATTCCCGTTGCCCAGAATGCTTCTCATCCATATCTGTGTGACTAGCTCCCTGACTTCCCTCAAGTCCTTGCTCTGTtttcaccttctcagtgaggcctacCCAGAAAACTGTATTATATAGTACTACATTCACTCATCTTTCCTTCTCTACTCCAGATATTCCTGATTCCCTTTACCTTGTActaaatttccttttctgtttttgtagCAATTATCATCTAACTatgtgatttacttatttattatgtttaatgcttatttctctttttcccccATAGGCCctgctagaatataagctccttaATGGTAGGGATCTTTGTCCATTGGTCAATGGTATACTATCTCAAGCAGTAGTCCTTCAGAAAATATCTGTTGATATAATGAATGTtccctacctgtctgtcagtttctcatactgtggagacttgtgtgttgctgtgatactggaagctatggcactggtattcaaataccagcagggccacccatggtggacaggcttcagctcagcttccagattaacacagactaggaagaaggacctggcaatctacttctgaaaagaattcaccagtgaaaacctaatgaatatcagtggaacattgtctgatatagtgccagaaggtgagcccctcaggttggaaggcactcaaaatatgactggggaagagctgcctcctcaaagtagagtcgacttttgTGAAgtagatgaagtcaagctttccggaccttcatttgcttatgtggcacgactcaaaatgagaagaaacagctgtaaacatccactgATAAGCagtacatggaatgtacaaagtctgaatctaggaaaattggaaattatcacaatgaaatggaatgcataaacatcaatatactaggcattagtgagctgaaatggaccagtgctggccattctgaatcagacaatcatatggtctaatactccaggaatgacaacttgaagaggaatagcattgtattcatcgtcaaaaagaacatgtcaagatctttactgaagtaaaacactgtcactgatagcataatatccatacaccttgcaaggaaaaccagttactatgactattgtgcaaatttatgcaccaaccactaaggccaaagatgaagaaactgaagatttttaccaacttctgcagtctgaaattgactgaacatgcaatcaggatgcgttgataattactggtgattggaatgcaaaagttggaaatgaagaaggatcattagttggaaaatatggccttggtgatagaaacaatgccagagattgcatgatagaactttgcaagaacaacaaatttttcattgcaaataccttttttcatgtacataaacagtgactatacacatgtacctcgccagataaaatacacaggaatcaaatcaactacatctgtggaaagagacaatggaaaagctcaatatcatcagtcagaacaaggccggggcagagtgcggaacagaccatcaagtgctcatatgcaagttcaagttgaagctgaaaaaaattagaacaacaccacgagagccaaagtacaaccttgagtatatcccgcctgaatttagagaccatctcaagaatagatttgaggcattgaatactaatgaccaaacaccagacaGTTTGTtgaatgacagcaaggacatcatacatgaagaaagcaagaggtctttaaaaagacaggaaagaaagaaaagaccaaaatggatgtcagaagagactctgaaactggctcttgaatgttcagtagctaaagcaaattgaagaaaagatgaagtaaaagagttgaacagaaaatttcaaagggcagctcgagaagatgaagtaaagcattataatgacatgtgcaaacacctggagttacaaaaccaaaagggaagaacacgattggcatttctcaaactgaaaggactgaagaaaaaattcaagcctcaagttgcaatagtgaaggattctacagggaaaatattaaacaacacaggaagcatcaaatgaagatgggaggaatatacagagacgctataccaaaaagaattgatcgacactcaaccatttcaggaggtggcatatgatcaggaactgatggtattgaaggaagaggtccaagctgcactgaaggcactggcaaaaaacaaggctccaggaattgaaggaataacaattgagatgcttcaacagcagtgctagaagtgctcatttatctatgccaagaaatttggaagacagctacctggccaactgactggaagagatccatatttatgcctattgcaaaaaaaggtgatccaactgaaggcAAAAGTTAttgaacaagtaaaattttgctgaagatcattcaaaatggctgtagcagtacataaacagcgaactgccagaagttcaagctggattctgaagaggacttggaatgattgatatcattgctgttatcagatggatcctggctgaaagcagagaatacaagaatgGTGTtaacacctgtgttttattgattatgcaaagacattagactgtgtggttcataacaaattatgggtaacattgtgaagaatgggaattccagaacacttaat
This region includes:
- the LOC126069008 gene encoding diphosphoinositol polyphosphate phosphohydrolase 3-beta, producing the protein MKCKPNQTRTYDPEGFKKRAACLCFRSEQEDEVLLVSSSRYPDRWIVPGGGMEPEEEPGGAAVREVYEEAGVKGKLGRLLGVFEQNQDRKHRTYVYVLTVTEILEDWEDSISIGRKREWFKIEDAIKVLQCHKPVHAEYLEKLKLGGSPTSGSSLAPFLPDSDA